In Mobula hypostoma chromosome 18, sMobHyp1.1, whole genome shotgun sequence, one genomic interval encodes:
- the LOC134358461 gene encoding acyl-CoA desaturase-like, with protein sequence MTTTARSQNQAPAADSDSELPTPSDFVDDRPLVDDAFDTTYVEKKTKPPMRLVWRNIFLMGALHLSAIYAVTLVPSAKLLTWLWSAFCFLLSALGVTAGAHRLWSHRSYSATTPLRVFLATANSMAFQNHIYEWARDHRVHHKFSETDADPHNASRGFFFSHVGWLMVRKHPDVIEKGKKLDLSDLKADPVVMFQKKYYKPSVVLLCFALPTFVPWYFWNETLWNSYFLAAILRYTLVLNATWLVNSAAHMFGNRPYDRTINPRENRFVAFGAIGEGFHNYHHTFPYDYSTSEYGWRGNITTCFIDAVCWLGLASNCKKAPREVVMARRRRTGDGSIRSG encoded by the exons ATGACTACCACCGCCCGCAGTCAGAACCAAGCACCGGCCGCCGACTCCGACTCCGAGCTCCCAACCCCGTCAGACTTCGTGGACGACCGTCCGCTGGTCGACGATGCCTTCGACACCACGTATGTGGAAAAGAAAACCAAACCGCCCATGAGGCTGGTGTGGCGGAATATCTTCCTGATGGGGGCCCTCCATCTCTCGGCAATCTATGCCGTCACCCTGGTGCCTTCTGCCAAGCTTCTGACCTGGCTCTGGT CCGCCTTCTGTTTCTTGTTGAGCGCCCTTGGGGTGACGGCGGGCGCCCACCGACTGTGGAGCCACCGATCCTACTCTGCCACCACGCCGCTCAGAGTGTTCCTGGCCACCGCCAATTCAATGGCTTTCCag AACCATATTTATGAATGGGCAAGGGACCATCGGGTGCATCACAAGTTCTCTGAGACAGATGCTGACCCTCACAACGCCTCCCGTGGCTTTTTCTTTTCCCACGTTGGTTGGCTGATGGTTCGGAAGCATCCAGATGTGAttgagaaggggaagaagctggaccTTAGTGATCTGAAGGCAGACCCTGTTGTCATGTTTCAGAAAAA GTACTATAAACCCTCTGTGGTGCTACTGTGCTTTGCCCTCCCAACGTTTGTTCCCTGGTACTTCTGGAATGAGACTCTTTGGAATTCCTACTTCCTGGCTGCCATTCTGCGCTACACGTTGGTGTTGAATGCCACCTGGCTGGTGAACAGTGCAGCTCACATGTTTGGCAATCGACCTTATGACCGAACGATTAATCCCCGGGAGAACAGATTTGTTGCATTTGGGGCAATAG GAGAAGGTTTCCACAACTACCACCACACGTTCCCGTATGACTACTCAACCAGTGAGTATGGCTGGCGAGGGAACATCACCACCTGCTTCATCGACGCTGTGTGTTGGCTCGGGCTGGCCAGTAACTGTAAGAAGGCCCCGCGGGAGGTGGTTATGGCCCGCAGGCGGAGAACTGGTGATGGCAGCATCAGAAGTGGCTGA